Proteins encoded within one genomic window of Girardinichthys multiradiatus isolate DD_20200921_A chromosome 21, DD_fGirMul_XY1, whole genome shotgun sequence:
- the LOC124858218 gene encoding coagulation factor XIII A chain-like has product MSQKSFRFASKVPNKNLHIDHDDFREFEPFEGETDFIPRSVPAGTEPLTVVGVDLLKDFNEANHYTSEYMTNLLVVRRGQQFTINLTCNRPVMPQDDFQMEFLIGADPAANKDSLVVVTFGNRRSASWTGKILGNKNNVVSLGITAHPKAIVGLYRIYVAVSVGNRMQRTEKDPNTNIYMLFNPWCPDDDVFYPDDAGRMEYVLNSTGLIYQGTAEHVGERGWVYGQFEEGVLDACIYIMDACRMPINNRGDIITMVRSASALINSQDDNGVLIGNWSNDFSMGTPPTTWTGSAKILLQYHSTGAPVSFAQCWVYAGVLNTFLRCLGIPSRLITNFNSAHDNTGNLKTELIFKADGTPDRRNTRDSIWNYHCWNEAYMKRVDLPPKYSGWQVVDATPQETSDGYFRCGPAPVIAIKNGELCHPFDCSFVFAEVNSDLIHMKIDRYGNMTPFKVNKTYVGKLIYTKSMTGWGPEDITGTYKYPEGSSEDQKTMDLAEQYGCSRDHSDYPTSKLSINISAEAGFAGEPLKIALAFHNQGDLMKSVKAHMEISVTYYTGVVSSDPFKIEDFSLYVEPYQSSTKVFDIPPQEYMSHLGPNSSLEISVIGQTDNEEVSEVKSISLKLPPLNVTLSGRPQVNSDMFVIVSFTNTLNFPLTGAKLAMEGAGLLETQVYNYRTIPPMGKISRKVGFRPQKPGLRTLLLVLDCENLPDVTTMLEVKMMP; this is encoded by the exons ATGTCACAAAAAAGTTTTCGGTTCGCCAGTAAG GTGCCAAACAAAAACCTGCACATTGATCATGATGACTTTCGTGAGTTTGAGCCATTTGAAGGTGAAACTGACTTCATACCGAGATCAGTGCCAGCTGGAACTG AACCCCTGACGGTCGTGGGCGTCGACCTGCTGAAGGACTTCAATGAAGCTAATCATTACACCAGTGAGTACATGACCAACCTCCTGGTGGTGCGTCGTGGTCAGCAGTTTACCATCAACCTCACCTGCAACCGTCCGGTGATGCCTCAAGACGATTTCCAGATGGAGTTCCTGATTG GTGCTGACCCTGCTGCCAACAAGGACTCCCTGGTTGTGGTGACCTTCGGTAACCGTCGTAGTGCTTCTTGGACTGGAAAGATTCTTGGAAACAAGAATAATGTTGTGTCCCTCGGTATCACAGCGCACCCCAAGGCCATTGTTGGCTTGTATCGTATCTACGTGGCCGTCTCTGTGGGAAATCGTATGCAGCGGACCGAGAAGGACCCCAACACCAACATTTACATGCTGTTCAACCCCTGGTGTCCAG ATGATGATGTCTTCTACCCGGATGACGCCGGACGCATGGAGTATGTTCTGAACTCTACTGGTCTGATATATCAAGGCACAGCAGAACATGTGGGTGAGCGTGGCTGGGTGTACGGACAG TTTGAGGAGGGTGTTCTGGACGCCTGTATTTACATCATGGACGCATGCCGGATGCCCATCAATAACCGTGGTGACATTATCACAATGGTTCGGTCTGCATCTGCTTTG ATCAACTCTCAGGATGACAATGGTGTGTTGATTGGGAACTGGAGTAATGACTTCTCTATGGGTACACCCCCAACGACCTGGACAGGGAGTGCCAAAATTCTCCTGCAGTACCATTCCACTGGTGCTCCGGTCTCATTTGCTCAGTGTTGGGTGTATGCCGGAGTCCTCAACACCT TCCTACGATGCCTTGGGATCCCATCAAGGCTCATCACCAACTTCAACTCAGCCCACGACAACACGGGCAACTTAAAGACCGAGCTCATCTTTAAAGCGGATGGCACACCTGACAGACGCAACAccagagactccatttg GAACTACCACTGTTGGAATGAGGCGTACATGAAGCGTGTTGACCTTCCACCAAAGTACTCAGGATGGCAGGTGGTGGATGCGACGCCCCAGGAGACCAGTGATG GATATTTCCGTTGTGGTCCTGCCCCTGTCATCGCCATCAAGAATGGAGAGCTGTGTCACCCGTTTGACTGTAGCTTCGTCTTTGCTGAG GTGAACAGTGACCTGATCCATATGAAAATTGACCGCTACGGCAATATGACCCCATTCAAGGTGAACAAAACGTATGTTGGAAAGCTCATTTACACAAAAAGTATGACCGGCTGGGGACCTGAGGACATCACAGGGACCTACAAGTATCCAGAAG GAAGTTCAGAGGATCAGAAGACAATGGATCTGGCTGAGCAATACGGATGTTCAAGAGATCACTCTGACTACCCTACTTCTAAGCTGTCAATCAATATTTCAGCTGAAGCA GGCTTTGCGGGTGAACCTCTGAAGATTGCCCTGGCTTTCCACAACCAAGGTGACCTGATGAAATCTGTGAAAGCTCACATGGAGATCTCTGTCACTTACTACACCGGAGTGGTCTCATCAGATCCCTTCAAAATTGAGGACTTCAGCCTTTATGTGGAACCCTACCAGA GCAGTACTAAAGTATTTGACATTCCACCTCAGGAGTACATGTCTCACCTGGGCCCTAATAGCAGCCTGGAGATTAGCGTGATAGGACAAACTGATAATGAAGAGGTGTCGGAGGTCAAGTCAATCTCCCTGAAGCTTCCTCCACTGAACGTAACG TTGAGTGGGCGACCTCAGGTGAATAGTGACATGTTTGTGATCGTTTCCTTCACAAACACCCTGAACTTCCCCCTCACTGGCGCCAAGCTGGCCATGGAGGGAGCTGGACTGCTGGAGACCCAGGTCTACAATTACAG GACCATTCCTCCTATGGGTAAAATATCCCGCAAGGTGGGTTTCAGACCTCAGAAACCAGGTCTCCGTACCTTACTGTTGGTGCTGGACTGCGAGAACTTGCCCGAT